GGCGGAACCAAAGTCGGATCGCTGCGAGGGCGGCGGTGCCATGGAAGATGTAGGCCCTTTTGTTGTACCTCGTGGCCACGGCCCGGAAGTTCTTGAGCCGGCTGATCGTCCGCTCAACTTCGTTCCTGCGCTTATAGATCGTCTTATCGAATCCGGCGGGCCGCCCGCCGTCGCCGCCGCGACTCAGCCGGTGCCCTTCCTGGTCCGCCGGTATGGGGATTACGGCGCGGATTCCACGCCTGTGTAGGTGCTCACGGATCGCGCGGGAGGAGTACGCCTAATGGCCCAGCTACTCGGACTGAAGCCGCATCAGTGCATGGGGTGTTTCCCGAAGCTGGACGAGGTCCCGGACGCGGTCGTCGGCTTCACCCATTGCGAGGCGGCGATCCATCCGCGTCGGCGACGGCCAGGCTGCCTGGTCCAGTCTGCTGCGGGCCGAGTTCAGATCCTGGTCATGGTCGATGAATATCCGCCCCCTCCGGGGTAGACCCAGTCACCGGTCATCGTGGTGCCGTCGGCGCTGAAAGTGCCCTCGAAGAAGGCTGGGCTGCCCTTCGCCCCGGCCCAGATGGTGAGCTTGTCGCCGGTCAGTTCGTAGACGTAGTCGAAGGTGTTGCCCGTCGAGTCGTAGTACCGCGACATCACGTCCGAGCTGGTCGGCTCCCCGAACGGGCGCAGGTTCCCGATCAGCTCCAGGCCTCTGATCGGCTCGCCGAACTGGGTGAGTTCGACGTGCTGGCTCAGGAAGAACCGGCCGGGCATCCACTCGTACTGCACGGTTCCCTCAGCTCCGCCCGTCACTGCCCAGGTGCCGACCAGGCGATCCAGGGCCTTCAGTTCGGCGCTCGGCTGGTTGGTCTCAGACATCTCGTCCTCCTTGGTGGGTTCTCGTGGCTACCTCGAAGTCGCCGACCCGTTCTCGACACCCCTGAAATGCGATGTGGATCACATTTTGAAGGTGTCGAGATCGCGGACCCGGCCACGAGGTAGCCGCGAGAACCCGCCAAGGAGGAAGCCATGACAGCCACCATCGCCGTCCCCGTCGTCCGCCGCTCGGACCGCCTGCTGATCGCCGGAGCGCTCGCGGGGCCGGCTTTCTTCGCATCGGCCGTCATCCCGATGGCCACTCGCGAGGGATTCGACATCACCCGGCACCCGATCAGCCAGCTCGCCACCGGCGGTGCCGGCTGGATCCAGATCGTGACGTTCGTGCTCGCGGGCCTCGGCGCTCTCGCTCTGGCCGTCGGCATCAAGTGCACCCTCACCGAGGGAGTCGGGCGGCGAGCGCTGCCGATCCTCGTCGGGATCTTCGGCGCCGGGCTGATCGCCTCCGGCCTTTTCCCCATGGATCCGGAGAGCGGTTTCCCGGTCGGAACCCCGGACCAGCCGGTCGCCCGGATGTCCTGGCACAGCGTCGCGCACTCGGCCTCGGCGGTCGCCGCCTACAGTGCCCTGGCCATCGCCGCCATCGTGCTCACTGTGCGATGCATGCGCCACCGGGCCGTCCTCCCGGCCGTGCTGAACGGCGCCACCGTATTTGTACTGGTATTGCCCATGTCGCCGGACTACATGAGTATCCAGATCGCCGTGAACGGGCTGGTCGCCTT
The sequence above is drawn from the Streptomyces sp. NBC_01591 genome and encodes:
- a CDS encoding DUF998 domain-containing protein, which produces MTATIAVPVVRRSDRLLIAGALAGPAFFASAVIPMATREGFDITRHPISQLATGGAGWIQIVTFVLAGLGALALAVGIKCTLTEGVGRRALPILVGIFGAGLIASGLFPMDPESGFPVGTPDQPVARMSWHSVAHSASAVAAYSALAIAAIVLTVRCMRHRAVLPAVLNGATVFVLVLPMSPDYMSIQIAVNGLVAFTWTTVLALSLRRTR